Proteins co-encoded in one Pelodiscus sinensis isolate JC-2024 chromosome 7, ASM4963464v1, whole genome shotgun sequence genomic window:
- the BZW1 gene encoding eIF5-mimic protein 2 translates to MNNQKQQKPTLSGQRFKTRKRDEKERFDPTQFQDCIIQGLTETGSDLEAVAKFLDASGAKLDYRRYAETLFDILVAGGMLAPGGTLADDLMRTDVCVFAAQEDLETMQAFAQVFNKLIRRYKYLEKGFEDEVKKLLLFLKGFSESERNKLAMLTGILLANGTLNASILNSLYNENLVKEGVSAAFAVKLFKSWINEKDINAVAASLRKVNMDNRLMELFPANKQSLEHFTKYFTEAGLKELSEYVRNQQTIGARKELQKELQEQMSRGDPFKDIILYVKEEMKKNNISEQTVIGIIWSSVMSTVEWNKKEELVAEQAIKHLKQYSPLLAAFTTQGQSELTLLLKIQEYCYDNIHFMKAFQKIVVLFYKAEVLSEEPILKWYKDAHVAKGKSVFLEQMKKFVEWLKNAEEESESETEEGD, encoded by the exons ATGAATAATCAAAAGCAGCAGAAGCCAACGCTATCAGGCCAGCGTTTTAAAACTAGAAAAAGAG ATGAGAAAGAGAGGTTTGACCCTACTCAGTTTCAGGACTGTATTATTCAAGGTCTAACTGAAACTGGCAGTGACTTGGAAGCAGTAGCCAAATTTCTTGATGCTTCTGGAGCAAAACTTGACTATCGTCGCTATGCAGAGACACTCTTTGACATTCTGGTGGCTGGTGGAATGCTGG CCCCAGGTGGTACTCTCGCTGATGACCTGATGCGTACAGATGTCTGTGTATTTGCAGCACAAGAAGATCTAGAAACCATGCAAGCATTTGCTCAG GTTTTTAACAAGCTAATCAGGCGTTACAAGTACCTGGAAAAAGGCTTTGAAGATGAAGTCAAAAAG CTGCTGCTGTTCTTAAAAGGTTTTTCAGAGTCTGAGCGGAACAAACTGGCCATGTTAACAGGCATTCTTTTGGCCAATGGGACACTTAATGCATCCATTCTCAACAGCCTTTATAATGAGAACTTGGTTAAAGAAG GTGTTTCTGCAGCTTTTGCAGTAAAGCTGTTCAAATCATGGATAAATGAGAAAGATATTAATGCAGTGGCTGCTAGTCTTCGTAAAGTCAACATGGACAACAGACTGATG GAACTCTTTCCAGCTAACAAGCAAAGCCTTGAACACTTCACGAAGTATTTCACTGAAGCAGGACTAAAAGAACTTTCTGAATATGTTCGGAACCAGCAAACCATAGGGGCTCGTAAAGAGCTGCAGAAAGAACTTCAAGAGCAAATGTCACGTGGAGATCCATTTAAGGAT ATAATCTTGTATGTCAAGGAGGAGATGAAGAAAAATAACATCTCAGAACAGACTGTAATAGGCATAATCTGGTCTAGTGTAATGAGCACTGTGGAATGGAACAAAAAAGAGGAGCTGGTAGCAGAACAAGCCATCAAGCATCTGAAG CAATACAGCCCTCTGCTTGCTGCCTTTACTACCCAAGGTCAATCTGAGCTGACTCTGTTACTCAAGATTCAGGAGTACTGTTATGACAACATTCACTTCATGAAAGCCTTCCAGAAAATAGTGGTGCTTTTTTATAAAG CTGAAGTTCTGAGCGAAGAACCCATCTTGAAATGGTATAAAGACGCACATGTTGCAAAAGGAAAGAGTGTTTTTCTGGAACAAATGAAAAAGTTTGTGGAATGGCTCAAGAATGCTGAAGAAG AGTCTGAGTCAGAAACTGAAGAAGGTGACTGA